CGTCTTCATTTGAAAGGGCGCGTGACTCAAGTTTACAGCCAGTTATTGGCTCAGTTGCGCTGGAGTTTTCTTCGTTTGGAGAAACGATGGTTGGAGCAGGGCAAATTAGAGATGGCAGGGGATATTTTCTTTCTTACCCTTGCTGAAGTGCGATCGCTCATTGATACTGAGTCCGAGGTTTCGGCTAGTTTGTCCGAACTCCTGGCCGCGCGCAAAGCCGAGTTCGCTCGAGATAAGCAGTTGAAATCTTTGCCATACATTGTCTATGGCGATCGCCTGCCGACCCGAATTAGGCAATTCTCGCCATTGACAGGAGGGCAACAGTTGCGGGGAATTGGCGCGAGTCCGGGACAAGCTCGCGGACAGGTGAAGATCGTACAAAATTTAGACTCGTTACCAGACATCAATCGGGATACCATTCTGGTTGTCCCTTACACTGATTCGGGTTGGACGCTCCTACTTTCGCAAGCAGGAGGCGCGATCTCGGAAGTGGGAGGTAAACTCTCTCATGGCGCGATCGTTGCACGGGAATATGGCATTCCAGCCGTGATGGATGTTCCCCACGCCATGGAAAAGCTCCGGGATGGGCAATGGGTACAGATTGATGGCAGCCAAGGAACGATCGTAATATTGCGGACTGATTAGGAATTAGGTTGGATTAAACTCAATTTTAATTAATCTTAATTAAAGTGAATCATTACTCAGTGTAATATTTTTTTATAAAAGCCTGACTTTAAATCACACCCATTTGAATGTAGAAATGCCATTATATATATAGGAGTCAAAAAAATATTATTGAAAACCACTTATTTATCCATTGCGCTCGCTATCTAATAACAAGGAAAATACTCATGAAATTGTTTTACCGACCCCTGGGATCTCCAAATTCTGCCTTCGAGATCGATCTCTCCAATGAGGATACGACCGGCCGCTATCGAGGGCAAACCTATCGAGTGAATAATCGCTATCCCAGACATTTATCAGGACCTCAAACCGTCACTCGGTTTAAATATCGCGGTATTGATTATGGCGTGTATCGTCAGATTCCCTGCGACAATCCCAACGGTAGTTCCCTCGATGCCACCGATCTGGCTTCCGAAACGGCTATAGAGGTTGGTCAAACTCACTGTCACAACCTTCTGCTCAATTTAGAGCATCGCTTGCAAGTCGCGAAAGCAAACAACGATCGCGTCCTGATCGATTGCTTAGAACGGGAACGCCAGGAAATTTTTCAAAGTTGTTCTCTATAGCATGAGTGGGTGAGGACGCTTATCCCTCTTTTGTTAATCTCCGAAATATAGCGCTTTGCGATCTAACATCGCAAAGCGCTAGCACCACTTAATCTTTACCTAAAATACTAGCTAACAAAGCCTTTTGCGCGTGCATTCGATTTTCGGCCTGATCCCATAACCGAGACTGGGCACCTTCCATCACTTCACCTGTAATTTCTTCACCTCGGTGGGCGGGCAAACAGTGCAATACGATCGCATCGGAATGAGCTAAGCTTAATAGCTCCTGATTCACCTGATAGGGTTTGAACAACGGAATGCGCTCCCGAGCTTCCATTTCTTGACCCATGCTCGCCCAAACGTCAGTATATAAAACATCAGTTCCTTCAGCGGCGGCTTTAGAATCGTAGGTGACGGTGATTTCTGCCTTATCGCCAGCAAATTCTTTAGCTTTTGCCACAATTTCCGGATCGGGTTCGTACGGCTCGGACGGCACGGCAACTCGCACATTCATCCCCATCATCGCACAACCCAAGAGCAAGGAATGAGCGACATTATTGCCATCTCCAAAATAAGATAAGGTCTTGCCAGCGCAAGAGCCAAAGCATTCTTGAATCGTTAATAAATCGGCAAGAATTTGACAGGGATGTTCCAGATCGGTGAGAGCATTAATCACTGGAATTCCCGAATACTTGGCATAATCTTCTAATTCTGATTGCTTGAAGGTGCGCACGGCTAAAATATCTAGATATCGACCTAAAACCCTTGCGGTATCGGTAACGGGTTCGCCGCGACTGACTTGAGTCACGCTAGGATTAAGGTCGATGACTTGTCCGCCTAGCTGATACATGGCGACGGTGAAGCTGACGCGGGTGCGAGTGGAAGCTTTGGTAAATAAGAGTCCGAGAATTTTGCGGCACGTCCAGCTTGTTTCTCCTGATTTCAGTTGGGCGGCAAAGGCAAGTAAATCGGTCAACTCTTGGACGTTTAAGTCTGCAACGCTGAGTAGATGCCGTCCTTTTAATGCTGCCATAGTGTTCTCCACAATAGTATTGCGATAGTTGTTGGGTTTAAAACCAATCTAATTAACGAGATTGAGCCGGAATCAAATCTTTAAGATACATGCCACCGAGAACGGCAGCAATAATAATCAGTGCGCCAATGCCTACCGGACTGGGCAACCAAAAAATAACCTCTAAATGATGGCTGTCTCCAGCCTTGAGAGTCCAGGTTAATTGGTGAGTCTCTTCATTCACTTCAGGAGCTGGGCTGGTTTCATCTGGAGAAACAACTTTAGCTCCCCAAGGTGTGGTTAAGCCAAATTTGAGATCGAGTAAGGAACCGGGAGCGAGCAATACTTCGCCTTCTTCGGAGACGACAGCGAGCGATCGCAAATCCACATCAACTTGCAATCGGTTGCGCACGGCAATCCAGAAGTTATTCTGAGCTATAGTTAGCTCGGAGGTTAATTTTGGCAATCCGGAATCGGTTTCTGTTCCTAGAGTATTGGTCGGATTAAAAAAGCGATCGAATTTCGAGGTGAGTTCGTCAGCATTACTAAAGGGAATGGTAACGAAAATCTCGCGATCGGACACTCGTTTGGTTCGTCCCCGCAATTGGCGAGTGCGTTGCTCTAAGTTTTGCACCCACTGTTCGGCCACCTCTTGGTTGAAATCTTGCAAACTATCGGAGAGCGCGATGTGCTGCACCATTTCGCCGTAGTTTTGGCTGCGAAAGTCCACGCCAATGTCATAATTAACGCATCCGGTGAGGGCGATCGCCACTAGCACGTACAGAGGCAATAAAACCCGAAGAATCGACTGATGTTTTCCCATAATTGGTACATGTTGTCTTGCCTGCTTTCCCATTATCGCTCTAACCCCACCAAATGAACCCGGCGATCGCCAAACCGACAGCAATCAGAGCCACCCAGACAAAGGAGTTATCCTGGTCTCCGGCAGGCGGCACGGAAGTTTTCTCCGTTGTCTTCGATACTTTAGTCTGAGTAACTCCCGAACCTTGACGATAGGTGCGATCGCTCTCGTCCATAGTCGCAAAGTCGGGAATTTTGGTATTCCAGTCCGAGGAACGCATCAGTTGCGGCGCGCGCAAAATTTCTAACAACCTGCGGGCTTGCTTGCGCGTATCGTAGTCGGGATGCTTTTCTAGGGTTTCGCATAAGGACAGGGCTTCCTCCCGTTTTCCAGCAGCTTCATAAGCCGTAACCAACCAAATTTGTACCTGTCCTTTTAGAGAGACGGGAACTGGAGGCTGACTGGTTTGCTCCATCTGCGCTCTGGCTTGTTCTAAAGCGGCGATCGCCTCGCGATACTTCCCCCGCTCAAACGCAATGCGCCCCGTCTGATAGGCCTGTTGCACGAGTTCTAATGGCTCCATAATCAACTCTCCACCCCTTAAGCCACAATCATCGAGCCAATACCAGTATCGGTTAATACCTCTAAGAGTAAGGAATGAGGGACTCGGCCGTCAATGATATGAGTCGCTTTCACCCCTTGAGCCAAACTGCGCACGCAACATTGCACTTTCGGAATCATACCGCCGGCGACGATACCAACTTCAATTAAACGGCGAGCTTCTTGAATATCGAGCTGGGGAATGAGGGTGGACTGGTCTTTATAATCGCGCAGAATTCCCGATGTATCGGTTAACAGGATTAATTTTTCGGCAGCCAGAGAGGCCGAAATTTCGCCAGCGACGGTATCGGCATTGATATTATAGGCTTGCCCGTTGCGATCGGCGGCGACGCTGGAGATGACGGGAATATAACCGTTGTCTAATAGGGGTTTTAAGACTTCAGTGTTAATGGTACTGACTTCTCCGACAAACCCGATGCCTTCTTGCCCTTGGGGACGGGAGACGATTAAGTTACCATCTTTCCCACACAGTCCGATGGCTTGACCTCCAGCTTGGTTCACTAAGGAGACAATCTCTTTATTCACGCGACCGACAAGCACCATTTCAACCACATCCATGGTCGGCGCGTCAGTCACTCTGAGTCCATTTTTAAACTGGGGTTCGATGCCGAGTTTACCCAACCAGTTATTAATTTCCGGTCCGCCACCATGAACGATAATGGGACGAACGCCAACACAGGACAGAAAGACAATATCTCGCATGACTTGGTCTTTGAGGCTGCTGTCTTTCATGGCAGCCCCGCCGTATTTAATCACAACTGTCCGACCGGCAAATTTCTGGATATAGGGGAGAGCTTCGCTGAGAACGCGCACGCGAGTCTCTTTGTTTAGGAGTAGTTCTTCGGGTTGGGAGGGAGCTGCTTCAGTGGACATAGGGTTGTCTGTCGCGGAAAATCAATATTATACACAACCAACGGCCGGAACTAGTTGAGATGGGTATTAGCTTTAGATTTGGGTTTGAGAATTTTCGGCAGTTCGTTTAAGATTTGCTCGGCGACTTGTTCTGGGGGTTCGGCTCCGCTTAAGGTTAGGTGTAAGTCGGCTTGAGCATAGAGAGAACGCCGGCGATCGCAAAGTTCCTGTAAGGTTTGTAGGGGATCTGGAGTTTGTAGGAGGGGACGACTGCTGTCGGCGCCCAGGCGGTGGTAGAGTACGGGAGCGGGGATATCGAGCCAGACGACGATGCCGTGGCGCAAATAGCTCCAGTTTTCGGCTTTGAGAATAATACCGCCTCCAGTCGCGATGGTCGATCGCGTTTGGGCAGAGAGTTGTCCGAGAACTTGGCTTTCCAGTTTCCGAAAGGCCTCTTCGCCGTCGGTAGCAAAAATCTCGGGGATGGGTTTTCCGGCCACTCGTTCGATGAGGTTATCGGTATCGAAAAATCGATAGTTGAGTTGCTTTGCCAGCTCTTGACCGACCGTAGTTTTACCCACTCCCATCATGCCAATGAGAAATAAGCTACAGTTTTGCAGGGGATGTGACATCGATTGAGAGAAGGTAACTAGAGAGTTTGAGGGGCGATCGCGATGCCCTCCAATCTAGAATAGCGGAGTTTGGCAACCGGCGATTATCGTATAACGGATACCGTACTTTCAACCTGGAGCGCGATCGCCAAACTTCATTTCATCTTACCTCCCTAGAACTTACGGACAAAATCCATTGGGATCTGATGTTACGGTTTGACAAAGTGTCTCTAAGGTAAAGAGACCATCTTTAATTAAGGTTTGCTCCAGAGTATCGATGGTGACAGGAATAGGGTCTAAAAGCAATGACTGAATGGCAACGTCATTGTTTGGAGTTTCGCTATTTGCTATGGAATCTAGACTATACCCATTCCTTAATGCACGAATAACTCTAACGGTTTCATTCGCTATATCATCAATCGGTTTATACAGCGTCATGGCCTGATAACCTTGAACGATGTAGACTGCAGTTAAGAAACTACCATCTTGTCCCGTAATGAGAATTTTACCTTGTTTATCTTTACCAATCTTGGGGATAATACT
The nucleotide sequence above comes from Roseofilum casamattae BLCC-M143. Encoded proteins:
- a CDS encoding DUF4278 domain-containing protein, whose product is MKLFYRPLGSPNSAFEIDLSNEDTTGRYRGQTYRVNNRYPRHLSGPQTVTRFKYRGIDYGVYRQIPCDNPNGSSLDATDLASETAIEVGQTHCHNLLLNLEHRLQVAKANNDRVLIDCLERERQEIFQSCSL
- the argF gene encoding ornithine carbamoyltransferase, which gives rise to MAALKGRHLLSVADLNVQELTDLLAFAAQLKSGETSWTCRKILGLLFTKASTRTRVSFTVAMYQLGGQVIDLNPSVTQVSRGEPVTDTARVLGRYLDILAVRTFKQSELEDYAKYSGIPVINALTDLEHPCQILADLLTIQECFGSCAGKTLSYFGDGNNVAHSLLLGCAMMGMNVRVAVPSEPYEPDPEIVAKAKEFAGDKAEITVTYDSKAAAEGTDVLYTDVWASMGQEMEARERIPLFKPYQVNQELLSLAHSDAIVLHCLPAHRGEEITGEVMEGAQSRLWDQAENRMHAQKALLASILGKD
- a CDS encoding DUF3153 domain-containing protein, whose amino-acid sequence is MGKQARQHVPIMGKHQSILRVLLPLYVLVAIALTGCVNYDIGVDFRSQNYGEMVQHIALSDSLQDFNQEVAEQWVQNLEQRTRQLRGRTKRVSDREIFVTIPFSNADELTSKFDRFFNPTNTLGTETDSGLPKLTSELTIAQNNFWIAVRNRLQVDVDLRSLAVVSEEGEVLLAPGSLLDLKFGLTTPWGAKVVSPDETSPAPEVNEETHQLTWTLKAGDSHHLEVIFWLPSPVGIGALIIIAAVLGGMYLKDLIPAQSR
- the argB gene encoding acetylglutamate kinase — translated: MSTEAAPSQPEELLLNKETRVRVLSEALPYIQKFAGRTVVIKYGGAAMKDSSLKDQVMRDIVFLSCVGVRPIIVHGGGPEINNWLGKLGIEPQFKNGLRVTDAPTMDVVEMVLVGRVNKEIVSLVNQAGGQAIGLCGKDGNLIVSRPQGQEGIGFVGEVSTINTEVLKPLLDNGYIPVISSVAADRNGQAYNINADTVAGEISASLAAEKLILLTDTSGILRDYKDQSTLIPQLDIQEARRLIEVGIVAGGMIPKVQCCVRSLAQGVKATHIIDGRVPHSLLLEVLTDTGIGSMIVA
- a CDS encoding shikimate kinase, coding for MSHPLQNCSLFLIGMMGVGKTTVGQELAKQLNYRFFDTDNLIERVAGKPIPEIFATDGEEAFRKLESQVLGQLSAQTRSTIATGGGIILKAENWSYLRHGIVVWLDIPAPVLYHRLGADSSRPLLQTPDPLQTLQELCDRRRSLYAQADLHLTLSGAEPPEQVAEQILNELPKILKPKSKANTHLN